Below is a genomic region from Hevea brasiliensis isolate MT/VB/25A 57/8 chromosome 3, ASM3005281v1, whole genome shotgun sequence.
AGAAAATCATGCAATTTTTAGCACAAATAAGAATAAGGAAAATTTGTCATCTATCAGCAAGGACAAAAAGTTGAAATAATTAGTAATGAGAAATAAATAACATCAACAAAGTATGAAAATTATAGCagtatcatgcatcatgcatggcCCTCTGGTGTCAGTAAACTTTAAAAAGTTCAATCAAATATTCAGAACAGATAAGCTCATGGTGAGATCTCAAAGGTTATTCAGCATCACCATTGCACAAGAGTctgaaaatctaactaaaatgctacaaaacaacaacaacaacaacaacaacaacaacaacaacaacaacaacaacaataataataataataataataataatcagtaACAGATATTGAAAAAGTCATAGAAAATCTTTGGGAAAAATGACATAGAGCCCGCCGTGCCCCCTCAccccaaaaaaacaaaaaaaaaaaaatctcctccCCTCCTTTcccacataaaagaaaaaaaaagtattttCACAACAATTACTAAATGATACATTAACATCCACTAAATGATGGGACCAATGACCTACCAAGAGATTGGATGACTTTATCTGCACATTCTTTAGTGTATTTCTTGTCTTTCATTGGACAACGGATTGCAAAGTCAGTGACATAATCCCACCAAAGCCATGGCTTTCCACTCTCATTGGCCACTTTAAAAAAGCAAGCTTGACGCAGATTTTGAACCACGACATCTTTTCCATCATATCCTATACTAAAGTCCTGCTCAGGATCTGGAGCACAGTACCTACCGTGGTTTATGCACTGGGATTTGCATTGTTTGCTCAGAATGAATGCTTCTGGGCAATACCATGTTATGTAGTGTGGGGTGAATTGAGTGTAACCCTTCTGTTCAAGTATCTGAGCTGCACCTTTGAAATTCCTAATAAACTCCATCTGGCTGTCACACTTTGGTCCACACTCATCATTGCTATTTGTCCAGAACTCATATTCAACACGTTCATCAGGATGTGGAAGAGCCTCTGTCCAATCAAGATTTATGTTAACCATCTCCCCAGCAGACAAAGCCTTCTTGATACTGTCTCCCAAGGACATACTGATAAGGGCTGATGGAATGTTGATCTTTTGCAGATAATCAGCATCTGCATTTTCTTCTTCAGGGCTGTCCATTGTAATCAATGGTTCATCCTTGTCATCTGAAACCAGAATAGCAGCTGCTCCACCATTCTGTGCATTCCAGGCCTTCAGGGTGAAGTAACAATCTACAAAGACAGATATTTCAGAAATATGAGAAGATACATTTAAAAGCAGCCAATAACAATTTAATTAATTCCAGGGATGCCCTCATCCAAATAAATAGCTGGTGCCCTGGAATATCAACTACAGCAGACCGCCCAGAGTCCATGCAATGATGAAAGGTCATACAATTGTGTCATGTTTGATATGTTGCAGTGTAATCAAAGAGAAAGAAATGAGGTGTACAATAGGATGAGCCATTCCATTCCTATGTTAATGTAGTAGAACTGGTTATATTTAAACCGATCAATGAAAACATTAAATGGAAGTTGAATTTTACTTAAATCACTAGAACATGATAATTTTGCATCTATTAGTGAAAACAAGAACAGAGTGAAATAAGAATAACACAAAAGAGGTGAATTGACATTTAGCATCTCGTTGAGAGAACAATCGGCTCTCTGTCTTTTTTTCTCCTCCTAATTGATGATGTCAAAACATTTTTAATGCATTTTTCTTTGTTAACATTTTTCATAATATCTTAAGAAAATTTTCTTTGCAATATAACCAATAATGTCAGCCTTACAGATTTGCCACCGTTACAACTATTAACATAATGGGTATTACAACTATCTTaagttcatttcacacatttattACAAccataatttcatcaaaatcacttTGCAACTTTCATTATATCATGTATACTTAAGGTACTTTGAACCTCAATTGAGGTAAAAATTTCACATTTAGGAAGAGAATATCAAGGCAGTAAATTTCATGAACAGAACACCAAAATGAGGGAAAAATCAGTACTCAAATTTAAAGTAGAAGAATATTTAGCTAAATACTTCCTTCCTCTTAGAATTGAAAAATTAAGACAATTTTCTAGAAAATTTCTTAGAAGAGATTTGAGGGTCTAGCAGTCAACTGAATGGCCGCATAATTAAACACTAACTTATAACATGTCATATATGGCCTAATTACACTACCGCTGAAAATCAAATAAATCAGAGCAAATTAACTTATGAGCGCAGATAACATAGAACTACAAAATCCCAAAAAAGGCTATACAAAAGAATCACACATCTcctgggaaaaaaaaaaacaaaaaaaagaatcACACATCTATCCATATGTAGAAAGATTTAAACTTTTAGCATAACCGTCAAATACGAAATTGGATATGCTCACCTCCTCGATCGGCAAGAAGGAAAGTGGGTAGACCTCCAGGCCTTGATTTGAAGGAGATATCAACCTCATCGAATCCCTTGCACGCCTTCTGATTGGCTTTTGGATAAACAACAGTCCCAACTAAAGTCCCTCCATACTGAGGAACCCCAAAATTCCCAATAGCACATTCATACACCCCCTTCACTGAATCTGGCGAAGTAACTTTCAAGCTGTTCTTCTCTACAACAAACCTACCAAAACAAGACCCACACAACAAAAGCCAAACACAGAGGAAAAAACCTAGCTTTTCCCTCATCCTTGCACTAAGCTAACTCTCTCTTCCGATCAAACGCAACCAATCGAAGGAATAAAAAGGCCTAAGTTAGTTTTAACGCCTCTGCCTCGAAAAACGCGAACAATGAAATAATCAATTGGTATAAATATTAACGGAATCTTAAagattaagaaatgagaaaaagacAAAGGTGAAAGCGTCAAATTCAATGAAACGAGCTCTTCTAAATAGATAAAAGCTCGATAATTCAAAAACCCAGATAGGAAATACGAAAACTTTGATCAGGGGAAAATCTTTTATTGGGGTCAAAGTTTCTGGGTCTTGCGCTGAATTCTCAACAGAGAATCACTTTAGAGGGCTTTTTCTTATTAGTTCTACAAACTACAAAGCATTGGCTTCTTTCGTGGAGTATGTAGTTAACGACCTGTCTCCTAGTGgttgataattaataattaattaacagTCCTTTCTGGCGGATCGAGAGATAACACATAACACTAAGGATTTTTGATTTCTATGTCAGTAACCATTTGACGGCTCAGATTGCATCAGATGAAAATGTAGGACCCATTATAGCGATATTTCTGCATGGAATCCACGTGCTCTTAAGAGAAGTGATAGTACACGTGGACCTGCGATGGGCTTTCTCATCACGAGGCCCATAAGAACTTGTAGAAAATACAGGcccataaaaatttttaatatgctAAAATAACATATATAGTAATCAAAATGCTAAATACATGTTAGCATAGAAAAAACGTTAAAATGGAATATTAAAATCACATGAAGAAAATTTCAagctttaaataataaaaagggAAAATCACACGATATTTTACCatattttccttaaaaaaaaaatccatcatTTTCTTGTCAAGAAAGGGAAAAAAGTTAAGAAAAATAATGAAAGGATTAATGCATGGGATCTACAATTCAATCCAATTGGAAAGAAGTGATAGGAATTAAGATGATCAAATTAAATTTCCCTTCATATAAATAGTCGCTTATTTTAggctaaatataaaaaaaaagtaaaacttttttatcaattatcaattttaattaaaatctttaattttgttaatttgattataaacatttttaattattttcaattttagtaatgaatttaattaaaatctcATTGATTTATAAAAGCgattcaaatttttttatttattatcaattttaattatattttttaattttattaatcaataaaatataataaatgaataatatatctaacactattattttaatttttaattttttcctttaTGCTTGTacttttacttatttttttattattttattttaaatttactaaaaaaaataaaataataaatttttacacataatatatgaaaaaataatatattcaaaataaatgtaattataattttttaaaataccaaaattaattaaataatttttattaaaaaataaaagaattagctaatattaataatatatataaatatttaaattatttttattaataaaataattcaattaaactaattattgattttaaaattaatgtgaaagtttaatattaaattaataattaaaatatttggcTAAAGTTTAAAAGCCTAAATAAGAGTAAATTACTATGAGATCTTATAAGTTgtcaaaaattaaatatttagtctttatttttttatacacGTTTGCAAAATCAAACTTTCTGGtccttttataaaaataaaagttaataaaCTTATTTTaacctttaaaatttatattgttcttgtttttaatatttatattgtaCTATGCTAAAACAAATTGACTTGTATATTCTTTGACCAAAAATCCAACAAAAtgactaattattttgatttacaAAATACAGACCTTTTAATTGGGTTTTAAGAAATAGAACcaagtaattaattttaataaaattacaggTACCTAATAATAATTTACCCATAAAATAAATGGCGAAACGTCAGGATAAATGAATGAGATGCTGTAAAATGGAACCCAGATAATGAAAGTTCATCTCGAACTCTCTGAGTCATAGAAAAATTCTATTACATACTACATATTGTTCTTTTGCATGCAACGAAAATAGTCTTTGGAATTTTCTTTCCAATTGAAAGAATTTATGGAAATGGAAAACTAAACAAAAGAGCCTGCACCAGCGGGTGATCAAATCTTATAACCTTAGGATCAATGgaaatggtggtggtggtggtgatggtggtCTCCCATCTCGTCCAATCCGAAGCACCTCAAAAAAGGGTAACAAGCAGCGTATAAGCATCCTCCAATTCCCCTAAATATGGAAGATACAAGGAAGCAAGGACAGCAACAACACGCCAAGAAGGGATCGTCGTATGGGCTATCTCCATGATGGTGATGGTGATGGTGACGACTCATGTTCGTCTCTTgactaattcaaaaaaaaaaaaaaaagcacactACTCGAAAAACGGAGGAGAAATCAAATCTATCGCCTAAATACCCATTTAAGGATATATTTTCTTCCTGGAATAATcaattatgcagaaaattttcaGGAAGAAAGAATTCATATATATTAAAGGCGGATTTTAGAACACTAGAGATGAACAATCAATGAGCATAATCTAATAAGGAAGATCGAAGTTTCGAACCTCGTAAATTTGTAGCGAAAACACCTCTCCGTTGACGATGCTCTCTCTGTCGACAAAGATCTTCTGCTTCGATAAGCAAGGATGAGAACTGAATGGTTTTGTAGGGTTTTTGGTTGGAGAATCCAAAACCCAaaatcaaaaatttcaatttgtgggggaagatttgagttttattggaaGAAAGGAGATTAGATAGAAAttaaaaaatacatttttttaCCATATTTTATAGTGGGGGATCGGTCCCTAGTAACGGGCTTCCCGTGTGTAGCTGTTCCCTAATCGGGTCGCCGGGTTTTTTTTTTCGTTGACCAcatttttatttagttatttaatCATTTTGtttaaaaatacattaaatattcactatatttttattttcatttcgtTGACTCTTtaatttctttgatattttttttatattttaaatattattgtgAATTTCATTAATCCTTATACTTTGAAGAACAAATTATACAGTTAAATTATTTTGTCCTCAAAGGTAATTTCTATTAGAAAATTTGATTTAAACTAatgaagaaattaaaaaattaagctatgtttatttcacaaattttttttatattttttaggatttagatattaaaaaaataaattaataaaaaatattttttcaattaaaagaaaaatcaagtaattttttaaaaaaataacatcCTCATTTAAAAAACAGaaagttatttttattcttcaaattttaataattttattaaaatataaaaatattatacatatataatataaatatatatcattaatttaacattataattaaataataaaaaatattttcataaaaaataattttttaaaaaaatatttttcattctatataaattattttttttgaaataaatgaagtctaaaattacaaaaaatataaatactaattaatatattatttaaaaaattaaataattaatttaattaaaatataaaactaaataataaaattttcatttttttatatgaAAGATCGGCTGTATGAGCTGTGCTACATATAACAAATGGACACGGCAAAATTCTATTCtaacagaatatatatatatatatatatatatatataaacaataatTGTATCAATTATTATTTGGTTTTACAATTTGGAGCTTGACATATCAATTTGAATATAATGGCCATTTTATACATTGTGAACATATATTTATTAGCCCCATTTTGTTGAAAATGAGAAGGAACGGTGACTTAACAAACAAGAATGCTaactaataattataataataatcctTTGTAACATTTTCCTGCTTTTATTTTAtgtcattattattttttatgcctttctgtttttaatttatttccttttcttttagcaTTTTATTCCAACCACTACATGTATAatctattatattttatataaaagaaaTATTATTGTGATGGCTGACCTGATTAAAGACACATAGTTCCACCAAATTACAGAGTTTTGATTATGTCCATTCGAAGGCTGATGGCAAAGGATTGGCTTGTTATCCTAATTGCaataaaattatagtttaatGGCTAAGTTACAACAAAATTGCAGTTTTGTGACTACAATTAGGGTAAAGCTTCAATGACCATTTGTATAATTTATCAGAGGTTGGCATGTGAGATTTCTTGCTGAAACAATAATGCAAGTAAAATATGTGCACACCTCATAAGTATTGATAAATTCAAGGCATCTACCATGAgaatcaaaggacacatttattTGTTTCATTGACTAACAGTTAGCTGTAATCTTCAAGTCGCATCAAACTCTTCTATCTAGCAACCTTCCATCCACAAAGCTTTGTACATAAAACACAAATTGCATATGAAATTTGTAGAAAAATTCCTGAATATGCAACTGTAGCTATAGCAGGGAATTCACCTTTGTGCTGGGCGGTGATATTCATCTACTCTCGCTTATCCTCCTCAAGATCTTCTCCCAGTCCCTTCCTTTCTAGCTTAGTTGCAATATCCACACTGCTTGTTAAAGAGATACCCTCCTCCTCGAAGTCCTCTCCTGTCTCCTCCAAATATGCATATCTACAAGCACACAACAAATTAATAGCAGCACATTATttgatttttttgtatttttcttgGTTCCACCATAGGAAGAACACAAATAGTGTATGATTATCACCATTTGATCACAGCGATTATCTACCCCAAAATGGAAAATGA
It encodes:
- the LOC110668715 gene encoding vacuolar-sorting receptor 1, which gives rise to MREKLGFFLCVWLLLCGSCFGRFVVEKNSLKVTSPDSVKGVYECAIGNFGVPQYGGTLVGTVVYPKANQKACKGFDEVDISFKSRPGGLPTFLLADRGDCYFTLKAWNAQNGGAAAILVSDDKDEPLITMDSPEEENADADYLQKINIPSALISMSLGDSIKKALSAGEMVNINLDWTEALPHPDERVEYEFWTNSNDECGPKCDSQMEFIRNFKGAAQILEQKGYTQFTPHYITWYCPEAFILSKQCKSQCINHGRYCAPDPEQDFSIGYDGKDVVVQNLRQACFFKVANESGKPWLWWDYVTDFAIRCPMKDKKYTKECADKVIQSLGVDLKKIDKCIGDTEADVENPVLKAEQDAQIGKGSRGDVTILPTLVVNNRQYRGNLDRGPVLKAICAGFKETTEPAICLSGDIETNECLENNGGCWQDNAANLTACKDTFRGRVCECPVVRGMKFVGDGYTRCEASDSLRCEINNGGCWKKAQDGRTFSACVEDHSQGCKCPPGFKGDGVNSCEDVDECKEKTACQCPECKCKNIWGSYECSCGSGLLYMREHDICISKDANTEVGWSFVWIIILGLAAAGVAGYAIYKYRIRGYMDSEIRAIMAQYMPLDNQGDIPVHHAPGSDI